AACCCCAATGCCTACTGCTGCTCCATGGTGAGTAGAGCTGGAGGTGAGCAGCTGAACGCCTGcccctcatcttcatcttcctctgttATGTTCCTCAGCCGGTGGTCATGCACCTGGCCTGTGTCAACATGAGGATGTCCATGCCCGAAGCTCTGGCTGCGGCCACCATCAATGCAGCCTTCGCCCTGGGCCGCTCACGCACACATGGGTCTCTGGAGGTCAACAAACACGGAGACCTGCTGGTCCTAAATGCAGCACGGTAAATGAGCGGCAACACTCGGAACTGAACTTTGATTACAAAACAGTCAGCTTACAAATGCACGTGTCTGTCTGTAGGTGGGAGCACCTGATTTACCAGCTGGGAGGACATCAGGAGGTCCTCCGCTACGTCGTCATTAAGGGAAAGATTGTCTATGACAATGACAAAACCATGGACCTGTGACCACAGACGAACTCCTGCTGTATCAGACGTAAAGGTAAGAAATTACGTTTtgattaaaatgtcaaacattCAGCTCACAGTCCAGAGCAACAGTCTAGAAGTCTAATTTTAGTTCAAGTTAACCTTTCACATTGCTGGTAACCTGTCCCAGTTTTGTCAACAAGTGTTTTGCTAGTGTTTTGCTACGTTATTCTCATAACTTAAAGAATACTGATCAGTTTTTAAATCTACAGTAGTATGAGGGCTTCAACTTAAATAATATAACATGGTAGAGAAGTCAGAAAACACATACCAGGTCTCCTTTTAATAGCAAACTGAACATGTTCTTTCAGGTAGACTTTCGCcgttcatgctaagctaacagacGCTAGCTCTGATTGAATTTAGTCAATGCAGTGACCAAGGCTGAAAATTAATGTCATTAAAACAGTGTTAAATCATCCAATAGACTGATGTAGATAAATGTTATCTGACTTCTCTTGTCAGTAAAGTGTATTGTAAGTCAGCAACACAGTGATGACTTGATTAGTCACTGATCACTTAATTGATGTGACCCGGTCAGCCTGTGTAATGAAACAGAACAGATCTGTGAAGAGTGCTGTATACCTTTATTGAACATGTTAGTACATAATGTTTATCTAAATATGTTTCCACAGGCAGTCAAATCAGTCTCCTCATTATAGTGTGATTAAAGGGTAACAATATAAAAACTACTTTAAATGCTATTCACAAAAATAACTAGGTGCATAGACGATAAAGATAAAAGGCTGTAGTGGCACACAGGATAACTGGCTTACTGTTATTACAAACAAATGCTGGACTTTTTGTACCGGAACACGCCGTCAGGCTTCGTACTTCTTCCCTGCTCGGTGGATCTGTTGGTACAGCGTCATGGAGAAAGCCATACCCAGCAGCTGGAAACATGAGGCCACACTGCAGTTATTTATCTAACAAATACAcatggacctgtgtgtgtgtgtgttaaacagctgctcacctgtatgaccaacacacacatggcaATGGTTCCCAGAAGGTGTTTGTTGTCATCCAGccactcctccaccttctcatAGCagccctgcaaacacacaaacagctgttaCGACAGAGGCAACAACTAGAACTACTGCTGTTATAACAGCGACAACATTTATCATATTCACTTATGCTTTtctgtgtaatataaataagaTGATTTCCTTTTGTTAACATCCACCATTTTGTTTCTTGAGGTctgacacagaggaagagctcTCCAATGATGAAGAAGACAAAAGGACATCTTCAAAAGCAAAAAGCAGGGCAGGCATCTATAAGAACCTTTCCATTTAAGAATTTAATGACTCTTAATCatcatacataaatatatatatatatatatatatatatatatatatatatatttgggtCATTCCATGTGAAATCAATACTATGGAGAAATCCAGAGTTTTAGGTCTGTAAGTGTAGCCATTTTTAAAATACAGCCCTTTGAAATTTTAGtcttttttcttaatttttggTCGATGTGCTTTCGGCCAAGTTTAAGCTTTTACTGCACGGCCTCTGTTGCATGTAGGAATCTGGCGTTTGCTGCGTAGGGCTAACTTTTTCCGTAGAATCAGAAAATCTAATCTCAGATTTTTCCTATCTCGAATAGTTTGGGTGTGATAAAGGCCTAAAATGGCCAAAAACCAATAAACGCAAAAATTTGTCTAACTTCTATGCATCAGAAGTCTGAAAAGTCTGTAAATATGCAAGATGGAGAGTTAATATTTGCTACAGCTATAgtgctatatatataatatgtctCTACCAGAAAGTAGCACCAGTATATTGATATCTTACAAAGAAATGGCACAGGAAGTATTTTATTATGTCATCTTTtacaatttttgtttttacaaaaatgtgcaatattcAAAGCCATATTTGACCATGTTGACAGTAATCCGGCTCCTTCATTTTTATACCACAAGCTTGATAGCATGATGTGGTGTGAGTATGGTTTTGGTGCTGTGTAGTTTTTAAGTTATTAATTTTTTAGTGTGGTAACATTTACCTGTACTTTTCACATCTGCCAACATCAgaccacattaaaaaaaatcttaaacaACAAAACTTAAACACTACACTTAGCACTGAAACCATATTCACACCACATCATGCTGAGATATGTGAGATCATGTGGTACAAATATGAAGGAGCTGGATTACTGTCAACATGGTCAAATATGGCTTTGAACATggtttttaaaacatgtttcttaTTGTGTAAACTATTCTGggggaaaaacaggaagaagcaCATATTCTCTGCTCTTTCTGGTTGCATATGTGGGATCCACTGAAAATGAAAGTGTCTATGATAATGAGCTGTGTCCACAGTGTGACTCCTTCATCAGTTCTAGGGAACATTAGTAGTAAGATTTCATGACTGACCCGTGTCCAGAAGGCGTTGGAAGCGTTGCGTCCACAGCCCTGGAAAACCTGCTGGCAGCAGCTGTCAGGAACCACGTGTTCATGCAGGGAGGTAAACCAGTCCTGGTGGTTCATCACACCACAACACCTCCACTGGAacaggcaggagaggaggaaagggtTAAACGCGATGAATCAAACTACAGTATCAGCAGTACAGAGCCTCATCTTGTGTATGTTTCACTGCGTACCTCTCCCTGGATGGTGTTCCACGCGTCCCTCAGCCCAGCATTGTTGTCAGTGTTGTAAAGCACCAGACCTTCCTTCAGGTCCCGTCTGGCATTTTCACtcacctgcacagacagacgGTCGGAGGTGGATCATCAGATGGGACGTAAGCGTCAACAAATATGAAAGGCTTGTTATGTGCATTTACCTTGTCAGTGTAGAcaaagaagaggatgaggaggataaGTTCAGCCAATAGAATGATCAGCAGAACGATGAAGAACTGGTTTAAAAGAAGACAATATTCATTATCATTTAATACAGCATTAAGGCAATGAAAaaatttattattttacattttactgtTTTACATTTGTACGTGTTCGTTTTTTCTTCTAAAGTTTTTGTAGATCTTATTTTCTTGTAAATCTGATATACCgtatacataaaaaaattgtGGAATTTCATCTAaaaatgtgtgatttgtttgttcacattttgcaattgtgtgattttttttatatatttgattGTGAGTTTCTGATAAATAAAATAGTTTATGTTTTTCTTGTGAATTATAATTTAGCTGCTCcagcatttattaaaaaaaacatgaaaataaagagTGTGTATAAAAGCGTACTCACACTCAGCAGCAGGCACTTGTTCTCCTTAATGGCACCCAGGCAGCCCAGGAAACCTGTCACCATGACCACAAAGCCCAGGGTGATGATGAGGTTGGCCGCGGAGAGCGATGGGAAAGAGGGCGACAGGGTGGCGAAGCTTCCCTGAGAAACCGACAGCCACACGCCGACTCCCAGCAGCCCACAGCCGCccagctggaacacacacaggaaactgaAACACACTTCCTGCTGATCTTATGACAATAAAGTGCTTTAATTGCTGCGCTGATCCCACTGCTACATCTAAAGAATATTTTtctgatgaagtgtgtgtgtgtgtgtgtgtgtggaggtagTACCCAGAAGAACAGGTTGAAGAGGAAGAGCATATATTTCACACAGCAGATGCAGCCGCGAGCCATGATTGGACCAACTAAAAAAGGACAGACTTTGTTAATAAATGCAAAAATGCATAAAGTCCAGTCAAATAATTACAGGCTACACTtagagtgtgtttgttgttgcaaGTTGTTTGTTCCATCAGTAAAACCACACCTTGTGATTCACAGCCCACCCTGTgtcacattaaaacataaaaaactctAAACCGTTTTCTCTGGAGTCACAGTGAAACCACAACACAAAGAGTTAAACTTACCACTTcaacaagcaggaggaggaggaggacgctgTGGTGATaaacctgtcacacacaggccaacaaatattaacatgtttacatttacacaacaGACAGAACCAGAGTCGGAAAATCTAAAGATCAATCTGGATTTGAGTGACGTTTTAATCAAAACACTATAGACTttacacaaaacatgttttaaaagcagtgatgtcatcatctAAGACTGGAAATGTAAGAACGTTTTTTGAACTCAACAATAACCATTTAATTTAaaccatttttatttatttttttaaattaaaatacctTAAATTAAATAAACCATTGTAAATAAATTCTTCATGTTTCTAACAGActctttatttgttgtttatctGATCTTTAGTTGTTTATTGGCCGCACTGGGATCCTCATCCCGACGTGACGTCACAGATCTGAACTTCACTCCGTTTTTCAAAGTTTTCGATAAAAAGTGACAGAAACTAACCGGCGCCATATTTAATATGTGACATATTTCTACTTTTCCGATAACAAAACGGGTTCGAGTCTGCAAACAGAGCTCCAACCAGCGTCAGGCCGTGGTTGTTTCCATGAGCATGCCGTCGGAAAAAGAAacgaggaggaagaaaagaggaggaggggggacacTTTCATACCGCTGCCTACGAACTGGAGCTCATCTTCCCAGGTCTCAAGCTTCGGCCGCAGAACCCTTCACATGCTGCTCTCCGTCACATCAGCCGCTTTTAACAACATAaatcctgcagtggaaaaactgcGAAGTCCGTTTGGAAGTTTCCTCgatggctggaggaggaggaggaggacggggaGGAGGTACGGTTCTGTGGAGAGGGCGGAGCGCAGCGAGAGGCGCAGCCGGGCAGGAGGCGTGTCGATGGGCACAGAGGGAGCCGACCTGCCCGCTGACAGCTGCACCCAGTGGCCATCGGCGGTACTGCACCCACAATAACTTTCGTGCCAGAACTTTTAACCTCACCACATTAGTTTTAGAAACGTGTACATTTGATTTCATAACTTTTCACTTAACGTAAGATATAATAATACTTTGTAAGGAATGGGGTCATTTACTATTACAGTATACACTGAAAATCTTCAATCAACTTTCTTAGAAAATCAGGAATTCTCTTTGCAGTCAAAATATATAAGATAACACTGTGAATAGAGACTATTCTTtaaaattgtgtttgttttaagaacattcttttaattctttattcTGATCAATATAAATTCCAAattcatcaaaaaggcccagcagaggatgttagtatagtcactgcataaTGATGACTatctgcactgtttacttccatcttgcacaccagtaccacctcaccgatccatgtggtacctatTCCACTGttacactctttcatatcagggtctatgtttgccattacaaccatcactcatgttctgttctgttcattgtatgtctgttatgtcatgtcaatttataccTTTACTCTTAGTTTACAttatttaccttgtttacttgaccttattttatcttgtttaccttagttttatcttatttcatgttaattattatatgttctttgtatgcaccaatcactaaggcaaattcctagtaatgtgaattctcttcacttacatggcaataaacacgattctgattctgataatcCAGACACAGATCCCAAAGCCAAAGAAGATTTTAATAAAAGGTTCACCATCATTGTAACACTGATATAAATACATGACTCTGAACAAAAAATaccaaataaaaatacaaaatatacaaaacCAGCAGAAGCATCTTTCTCTCACTAGCTGTCATTGAGCTTCCATGGCATTAAAGCCGGAGCTTCCTGTGAGTTCCTGTCAGGGTCGAGGAATGAAAGCCATTGTCCAGATTATCCCCAAAAACTGGGTCTATAGAGGCCCGCCTACGACAAAAAAGGGAGGCGTCAAAGGGAGGTGAACAGTGACACTgtcactgacagacagtccCTCCGTTCTTCAACTCAGCATTTCTCAGCTTATCAGAGGACCCACTGATCAGACTGGGAGGAGTTCAGCTGCACAGACTCGCTGCTCTCGCTGTCCTCATGCTGACACAGAAATATTACATGTGTTAATGATCAAAACAAAGGAAGGACTGCAGCCGAATCTTTAGTAAATCACTACATCAGGGAACTTGGACACACCTTGTTAGCGATGGCTCTGAGTTTCCGCAGCAGAGAGGGTTTCTGGGAGTAGACCACGTCGTCTTCTGGCTCCTCCCCTTCAGCCAGCGcgcagctgtctgcagctggCAGCTCACACTCCTTGTTGGCAGACATCACCAGACGAGAGTACTTGTACTCCAGCCTGACCACAGACCACATGAAGTCCATGAGTCACCATGAGACAGTGTATGATTTACAACATGCAGCTCccagcatcatcatcacagaACACACCTCACAAACTGTTCACCTGTTCACTAGGACAGaatttaaaaactttatttattaattcttTTTTGGTGCAATTAAATATTATTTCTTGTTAAAATTAAGACATAATttctatatttttcttttacctTTCAATCTTTATCTTTCTAACATTCCTTAGTTCACTCCATACATATATATAGCAGCATTAATACCATAATATATCCagggaaaaaatgaaaacatacacaaaatCATGTTGATTTCTTCCATCTAATTTTAGAAGCATTTAGATGACGCTATGTAACACAAATAGAATTTCGTTGTCATCTTTTAAGACCTGCTGATGAGTATTTACCACCAGACCCTGATAAGCACGTTGGTCGTACTGGTGGCAGCGTGCGGCTCTTAcctcttgtttttcttccagAAATAGCAGGTGAGGGAGACGAGCAGCACGGCCATGAAGGCTCCACCTCCAACCCCAATCTTCAGCCACAGAGCAACAGCCTCGCAGTCGGAGGAGCTCCGAGGAGGCAGTGACACGCCTTTGGTGCACAACTTCGGCTCGTTCCACACGTACACAGTTTTCTGCGGAGGTGAAGCTATTTAAAATACCAATTCACCCTTTTTACCATAAAGGTTttacatgaataaaaacattttacagagCTGTAGATTGAAACTGTTGTTTGGAGGTGTGTTAGTGTCTCACCTGGACGCCCCCCTTACAGGCACCCTCTATCTGGTGGTAGTCGTCCTCAGTGCAGCGTGGACAGGCGCTAGCACTCTCccacaggaagtgaaacatACAACCGTCACACGTCCCAGCAGGACaggagctgcacaaacacacacagacacacacactgtctgtctgtctgtctgataaTGTCTTTCTTTAGCATGCAGACAAAATTCATGTTCTGCTACAATGATAATTTGCTGCAGAAactccaaaaataaaatgtaaatatacatttaaatcaGAAATTCAGATCTCTGTGACATAAACGCCTACCTGGGCACAGACAGTTCTCCTGGATCAGACTTTTCTGGGTTACAGCGAACAGTAATGACTGAACTTCGACCCTGATCACATGACGCTGTTGCCTGTGTTGAcctaaaagaaaataaacatacaaatacagtaagaaaaaaacaacaacacacataagCACTGCCTCTGTGATTCATTCTGTACCTGTAGAAGAAGTTGATGTCTGGAACATCCTTTGAATTTTCTAGGAAAAGTTCTGGTTTGGCGTTCACGCCATTCAGAACAGACTCTACTGTCGCTCctaaaaaacagacagcagtttttcaacagctcacacacacagagcagagaaaaaaaaactctcataCCAATGAAGGTGTCTGCGAGGCTGATGGACTGTGAGGAAATGGCCATCCTGAAGCCCCGTCCATCTGAAGGGATGATGGTTGATTGACAGATGAAGCTGTCCACTGAGTTGACAAACTGCGCTGAATCGCTCTGGTCGTCTCTGTTGGACACGTCGGTGACGTTATCAGAGCAGATGGCCGCTCTCCTTCCCTGAGACGTGCACATGCAAATGCCATGAAAATTATCTGACGGTCGCCATAGTGACGACATTTGCCTGCAGCTtccttttgttattttgtcaCACCGTGTGACAGATGACACACTTGTCACAGACAGATTTTCAAAATGATTGACAGGTTGTGAGACAACTGTAAAATTGAATGTAGTAGTAAAACAATCAGGAGGATTATTATGGTCACTGTCAGGTAAAATATAACTAATATAttatgcaaaaaacaaacaacaaacaataaaaaacctCCTATAAATGATGTGATAATAGTCACCTCATGGCCACACAGGCTGATGTTAAACAGGTGAAGGTACTTTGTGCCTTTAGAGGTGAAGCTTGGCCTGATGGTCAGCGAGGCCACGCCACTCAGAGGGCTGAGGTCATAGGTCAGCGTGCGGTTGTTCTCGGTGTGGGTGAAGGAGCAGTCGCTGTAGCATCGTGAATGTTCCTGACAGAGAAGGAAACAAACGCTCTCTCTAAGACAGGTCTGAAAGATTCAAACCCTGGTGAAAGAAGAGTAAAGGCTGGTGTCTCTACCTTGTTGCTCACACTTCCTGGTCCACATGCGACACACGCATCCTGGCCGTAGGTGTGTCGTCCTGccaggtgtgtgtttgccgGGCACTCCTGGCAGCGGTTGGTGTCTCTATCGATGTAAAAACCAGCCGGGCAGGGAACGCAGGAGGAGCCGGCCTGTTGGGAGTTCTGTGGTACCAGAGCGCAGGCCCGACACGCCGACGCCACGCCGTCCAGGGCGTTTGTCACGCTGATGGAGTAGATCTTCACCATGTCGCTGACATAACGGCGGACCTGTGATTTAATAATTGACACCACCACCATTACTATTGACAACAATAAACTAAACAACATAAAGGAGTAAGAAAGGTGTGAATGTTTCACTGACATCCAGAGTGTGGCTGGTTTTCTGGAAGGCCCATGTGTACGTGACCGAGACGTTTCTGGTCATGCTGTGTGAGTACGACTGTTTTCCCTTACTGCCCTCCCAGGACTCCACCACTGTGGTGCTCTTCCTGTTCATATCCTACAGGTGccagaaaaaaatatgcagaATATTGTAATTAACCAGAGCTGTGACACAAAACCAGACTCATtgctgcaaacagacacacaccatcatgaAGTAGAGCTCACAGTCGGCGGAGCAGATAGTCTCAAACACGAAGGTGATCCGACCAAACTCATTGCTGGTCATTCCTGAAAGTGAAGCTGGGACTCTGCCACAAAACACAAACGCTGGCTGAGATTTAGCAGATACACTTTGAACATGATCCCACACAACAATGAAGAAAGCAAAGCCTACAAATCCTGTGTTAAAGATGGCAGCCTACTGTTACTACTCCTCCATAGCACTCAGACTTACTTGAAGCCGGGCACCTGCAGGCTGAGGATCAGATAGTCATTATCTGAACTGCCTGCTCCACTGTGGACATGATCTCTTGCCACCTCCCATCCTGATAAACAGTTTTGAATTAATTTATTTTCTAAGTTAGTgcgcacagtgtaaacatgtccTTGTTGTTGACTAAGAAATACAGCCATTGTTGTGCTCACCGTTCATGTCGTCACACTTTGAGTTGCCCACGTTGAAACAAGAAGTCTTCATGTTAGAGGGCAGCACGTTCCACCATTTGTACTCATAACCCAACACTGGCTCTGTACCTGCAGGGCAGGCAGCACAcgctgcaaacagacacacacacacacaaaggataCATTTAGATACAACActgacat
This region of Parambassis ranga chromosome 2, fParRan2.1, whole genome shotgun sequence genomic DNA includes:
- the LOC114431906 gene encoding tetraspanin-9, which gives rise to MARGCICCVKYMLFLFNLFFWLGGCGLLGVGVWLSVSQGSFATLSPSFPSLSAANLIITLGFVVMVTGFLGCLGAIKENKCLLLSFFIVLLIILLAELILLILFFVYTDKVSENARRDLKEGLVLYNTDNNAGLRDAWNTIQGEWRCCGVMNHQDWFTSLHEHVVPDSCCQQVFQGCGRNASNAFWTRGCYEKVEEWLDDNKHLLGTIAMCVLVIQLLGMAFSMTLYQQIHRAGKKYEA
- the LOC114428429 gene encoding UPF0577 protein KIAA1324-like, encoding MWEQVWTSWFPRCLILFITAHTSRVSADGDLRPCDKTDYYYQYTECDSTGSRWRVAIPLNPGSCSDLPPPTRGTDCSFSCSAGMFLEISTQQCTPCAAGSYSLGSGLRFDQWDTIPAGFTSLTSFFDPGPNGEDAQACNSSTWTPQGVYLESNRDECTVSLVYAVHLEKQGSVSFTYQYPDNNIYFEFYVQNEQCQELAQSDDQKWKITNNGEWNTHTVSLKTGTNILYWRTTGILVGDKMVKPVLLKNIQIEGVAYTSECFPCRPGWFSSLPGSSSCQPCPSNTYSVKGASSCTPCPEHHYSHEGWAECKVRPPCSEKDYFQIHTACDSEGKTQVLYRWVEPKICVENIRGAIELPATGQREPCPPCNPGYYNSNDSTCLPCPPGSHSDGTSTCAACPAGTEPVLGYEYKWWNVLPSNMKTSCFNVGNSKCDDMNGWEVARDHVHSGAGSSDNDYLILSLQVPGFKVPASLSGMTSNEFGRITFVFETICSADCELYFMMDMNRKSTTVVESWEGSKGKQSYSHSMTRNVSVTYTWAFQKTSHTLDVRRYVSDMVKIYSISVTNALDGVASACRACALVPQNSQQAGSSCVPCPAGFYIDRDTNRCQECPANTHLAGRHTYGQDACVACGPGSVSNKEHSRCYSDCSFTHTENNRTLTYDLSPLSGVASLTIRPSFTSKGTKYLHLFNISLCGHEGRRAAICSDNVTDVSNRDDQSDSAQFVNSVDSFICQSTIIPSDGRGFRMAISSQSISLADTFIGATVESVLNGVNAKPELFLENSKDVPDINFFYRSTQATASCDQGRSSVITVRCNPEKSDPGELSVPSSCPAGTCDGCMFHFLWESASACPRCTEDDYHQIEGACKGGVQKTVYVWNEPKLCTKGVSLPPRSSSDCEAVALWLKIGVGGGAFMAVLLVSLTCYFWKKNKRLEYKYSRLVMSANKECELPAADSCALAEGEEPEDDVVYSQKPSLLRKLRAIANKHEDSESSESVQLNSSQSDQWVL